One window of Candidatus Eisenbacteria bacterium genomic DNA carries:
- a CDS encoding RNA polymerase sigma factor, whose protein sequence is MRQIRIAGGRRSGLDSLSDEQLVSLTQQGNTQAFNQLTARWETSIYRFALRNLGNSEDARDICQEALLKAYLQIKKLREGGKFKAWLHHIALNLIRDRFRSPRSRTEVRSIDAEDQQSGPFAMQMAEQNRTHAAMERGVMMRTAEAILGKIPEEQRWAIMLREYHGFSSEEIGEITGVPAATVRTRIFYGLRSVRRMLGEQGAG, encoded by the coding sequence ATACGGCAGATCCGGATCGCCGGCGGCAGGAGGAGCGGGTTGGACTCCCTGAGCGACGAACAGCTCGTCTCATTGACGCAGCAGGGAAACACGCAGGCCTTCAACCAGCTGACCGCGCGCTGGGAGACCAGCATCTATCGCTTCGCGCTTAGGAACCTGGGCAACAGCGAGGACGCGAGGGACATCTGCCAGGAGGCGTTGCTCAAGGCCTATCTGCAGATTAAGAAGTTGCGGGAGGGGGGCAAGTTCAAGGCATGGCTGCATCACATCGCCCTCAATCTCATAAGAGACCGGTTCCGCTCCCCGAGGAGCAGGACGGAGGTTCGATCCATCGATGCGGAAGATCAGCAGAGCGGGCCCTTCGCCATGCAGATGGCAGAGCAGAACCGCACGCACGCCGCGATGGAGCGGGGGGTCATGATGCGTACCGCGGAGGCGATTCTCGGCAAGATCCCGGAGGAACAGAGGTGGGCCATCATGCTTCGCGAGTATCACGGGTTCAGCTCGGAGGAGATCGGGGAGATCACGGGAGTCCCGGCGGCGACGGTCCGCACAAGGATCTTCTACGGCCTGCGTTCGGTGCGAAGGATGCTTGGCGAGCAGGGGGCCGGCTGA